From the Argentina anserina chromosome 3, drPotAnse1.1, whole genome shotgun sequence genome, the window cagaattgatccgctgttacacttaaatgatttcgatttatttgagattatttgtgtttaacgactttagaattttgagtttttttttaggctcgaaattttggggtcgttacaatgaCATCTCAGATTACGTATATAGAATGAAAAACGTATATAGAATGAAAATGATTCCAATGTAAGtctatgtatatatgtgttcatactcgaaaaacaaaaaacacggTTTCCATTTTATTTGTTACTCGTCGATCTACATTAATacttcctatatatatatttccgtTTTTTTTGGTGTGCAGTTGTGCACTCACATTAGAGATTTAGAGCAAATATGAATCCAAATGTTTATCAAATTATCTCATTATGTGCATGGATGGACTTGGTATTCATATCAGTTGAAGCCACATTTATAGGTTGAACTGCTTTTTGATAACACTGTATTCGATCACCCCAAATGGATTGCGCTCAAATAGGTTCAAGTTGTGACCATGGTAAAAATCTAATAACCACCTCTGTAAAGTTTTATCTCGCCTCATCATCAATCATTTTTAGTGAACTATTCTTCAGGTGCGTGGGAACATCCTAGGGAAGCTTAAGAACTTGAATATTACAGCGTTTAAGCTATTTAACTCGGTCTCGGTCTCTTATGTACTACGTACTCGATCTAATTACCGTAGCCTTGTGTTGCTATTTATAATGTAGGACCTTTTTGTTAAGGAAATTTACGCAAAATAGGGTACTGAATTTAGACCAAAGGCGTCGGTTTTCCTACTCCTATTGACTCGTTAGACTTGAAACGCACAAATTGACTACTATATATCACATTCCTACTCCTACTGACTATTATATATCACATTCCAGGATAACATACACTTTTCCTGGAAACGCACATATGATGTTGAGAATATTGAAATACAGCATTCGATTCAGACGTCAATATcgggaattttttttaaaaaaaaggatATATATGATGTTACAGGGACTTAGGAGGGGTCACAACTCGCAACTTTGATCTATATCGATGTGCATGGTCCTATATCAGAAGGTCGAGTACTTTTCATCATAATATTAATGCTAAAGCTGGGATGGATATCATATGGTTCTAAACTTCTAAGGGAAATGAGAAACCTTCAAGTTGAAAGCTAGGAATTGGTCAAGAAATTTATGAGTTATTGTCAGAATACGCGCTTGGTCTTGGCATGAACATCGTCTCGACTCCGTTCATTAAGATTCCTCTACAACTTTGTTTCGTTCAGTTTGGGTATTCGTTTATAATTAGTTAGATGAAGTCGATGGCAACATATACTACTTCaaagaagcaaaagaaaacGAATAGTAAGCTCAACCAGAAGAAAGGAACATGAAATTAAGAGTCGAATTTTCCCGTAGATGTATGTATATAGCAATAAGTTCAGGTTTAAACTTTAAACGCAAGATCTTCAGGCATACATTTACCATATCAGTGAATGATTTGAATCATGAGGACGTACACctatttgaatttctcataACTATGCTAAAGACGTGAAATTAATCTGAGTAAATAATCCCTACAATGATCCAGGATTAGAAAGCTTGAAGCTTTCTTCTCCAAACACACAGACTGCTTTAAATACTTAACCATCAAGGCACATCACTTCACAGTTCTAACATTAACGGACGCTTGTGTTTGTATTCATCTTTTAATTAGATGCGTACTCAGGATTTCCAACCAGTGCAGAGCCAACCTACTCGTATTCATATGGTTAGAACTTGCTAAAGAAGCCCTCCACGTtaagtttctatttttcttgGAGGCACTTTTGCCAACACAAACTACTGAGAGTGGCTCCTTTTACTCCACTCGAAACGATTGCCATGGACAATTCGGCACCGTCCAGCACAAATAAGATATACCTTAGCTACTTGTTCTGAAAGTCTAACAGTAACGCATATGGAATTTTATGAATCCGAATTTCATTTATAACCCCCTAAAACATGAGCAGCATATGACCACCTCATGACTCAAACTCTCAAAGTAACGTACATGcaattcaaatgaaattaGAGCACAAAGTACTGCAGAAAACAAACATTAAGCCCAGTTTCCCTACATTGACAAGAAGCAAAGGATAAAGTAGCATATAATAAACCAACTAAAGGAAAAATTAAAGACAACACAACCACAAGTAGTTTTAAGCTGACTGTCTAAACTTGCATCTGCATGAATTCAACATGACAAGATTCTGCCCTATTGAACATCATAAACCATGTGCAGAACTCGTTTTGTTCATTGAACGAAAGATGTCGACCTGCAAAAATCGTCATCTTATTCAACAACTGACCAATCTTCAACAAATACTTTATCATTCTCATCTCGCACGGCCTTCCCTTAAACCCCTTAAAAAAGATAGTCTTCAGGTTTGGTGATAAACTACCAGATACATCCTCAGGTGGATTCCAGTGAATCTCTCTGTGACCCTCAGTTCTCTGATATCAAATAAGAAAGTACGTTTAGACAATGCATGTTGGTAAAAAGCTGCAGTTCATGAAAACAGAACTTACATCATCTAAGACGAGAACTTCAAGATTAGGTGCACTGTTGAGAAACCGGGCTAGCAATTCCCAACAACTGTGACCCCAAAAAACCAATGTCAATTGGTTCAAATTACCAAAAGAAGGGAGATACCAATTCTCAGGGAGATACAAGTCCTAGGGGTAACAAACAAGtattgatttaaaaaaaaaaacttgcatcagaaattaCATGGTACTGTTAAATAAATTACACcgaaacaaaacaacaatgaAATCATAAATAAGGGAAACAAATAGGTTAGGTTTAATGAATACTGAGACACACATCAATGTGTGATTACTGTGTTATAATTAGAAGGCAAAGGAAAGGGAGTGTATAAATCTTCAAAAGTGCTTTCAGAAGTGAAAGGAAGTAGAGAATCTTCTTAATGCCATTTCAGGCCAGAACTGAAATAGTAAGCAGGCATTTTGTTTAGCAGGTATAATCAATGAAGCTACTGCAAAACTTAAATATAATTAAGTAATCTAATTTGAAGGGGAATATTTCTTTTCATCTATAACATTCGAACCAAAATGTACTGTAAAAGACAAAGTTGGGAACTCACATTCATGCGATGAGCTGAAACAGATAGACATTTAACATTCGAGACTTGCTTCAAAAGCTCCATTGTATAACCATCGTATTCTTCTTTGTATATTTCTTCAAATTCTCTGAAAGCAATACTGGCAGTAACTAGGGATTTTGTACTCCCATCAAGAAAACACTTGGTTAATTCAAGCCGCTGGAGGTTGATATTTTCCAGCTCTGGGGCATATACATGAATTTCAACAGGCTTATACAGACCTTCCGAACCAATTCTCAATGTCTTCAGTTTCGGCGCAGAGACCAGGAAATTAGATGTGCCAGTACCACATATGGTCTCCACTTTAGAGGTTCCATCTATAGTCAACTCTTCAAGTACTGGGAAGTGAGACAAAAGCATCTCCATATTATGCCTGCCAGGATCCAACATTGTAACATGGAGGAACCTGAGACTTGGGAAACGGCCTGATCTTGGACTATCACCTTTAACCACCCAGGGCCGCAAAGTGAGTTTCAAAACCTCTAGTGTTTTGCACCCGAAAATGCACAGAGGAAACTCAAAACCACCCCAATCATTAAAATCTAAATGGAGATCAAGCTCAACTACTCCACGCCTAACAGCAGCCCGAATCCAATGCCCAACACATGGTAAACGACGACAACGAGATAGTTTCAGACGAAACAAAAGTATAGGTGTTGCATCACGATAGTAGAGCACACGAGATACAAAAGTTACAAAAGCATTCAAATCTGTATGCTCCCGAAAATCCCTTTCACTGTCGAAGTCCAGAGTTTGAAGCTTGGTCCACATTCTGTTCCATTTTTTAGACAAAACGGTGGTCTTGACAGCATCTACTGTAGGAAGAATAGAAAAAATGTGCCTTCTTACAAGTTCATCTGGTAATTCACTGATCCTATCTCTGTTTCTTGCTTCAGAATTCGCCATCGAACTCATTATAACTTTATAACCTATCAATATCAAGGTCACATGCAAATCAAACCCATGTCTAAGTTTCAACCCAATCACTATCATTATCATATCAGTAGCATTACCATCAATATCAAATTGGATTCTGAACCTGTTCCCATAATCAAAACTGTATCTTTACCTTGTTCAAATCCCAACAAGattaaataaaaatcgaaCCCGTTTTGTTCAGCAAAATTAATATCAACATCAAGATCAAATAGAAATCGAACTCAAGTTTACCCATTACCCAAGTTAAAGTAACATCAAGATCAAACGGAAACCGAACCTATTCAAATCATTAGCAACTCAATTATTTGAAGGAGAAAACGGATAGGCGGATACTGACTCTAAATCAGCGAACGAGGAACTTTACCTGAAATTGCAGACGTTGAAAAGTTACCTCTGCAACTCAGTAGAGCGTTCTTGCTTTACCAACTCGAATCCATATGGGTTTCACCAGCTCAGACAATTCAGAAGGGATGCTCGTATAAGTAAATTCAAGTGGGTACGTATTAGAGTTTGTGAAGAATTGAAGAACTCCTTCGATGTAATGACCATGATGCCCCTTTTGTGTGCATTTGGGTATTTGGAGGCCCAAACTTTACTCATGCCCATTACTTTTCACTCGTAAAAGACAAAATATAGATGTTCTTAATTCTTCAGTGGTATTTTTGTAACTTCCTAAACGGATTCCTATTTCATCCCCCAAAACACCATTCCAAGAAGGAAAAAAGGGTTATACACTTATACAGTTATACATAGCTCTTTTGGCTTGGAATTCCAATAGTTACTCGATTTGAGGCAAGAAGTTGACTTCTTCTGAGGTTTCTCTTTGCAAATTTCAACGTCATAGGTAATGTTGCCTCTTTTCATCTTCCCTTTAACATGCATATCGTGTTTTAGAGTCAGTTAGTTGGGTTCGATTTGATATATTTATCTGATTGGGTTGGTGTGGTTAGAAATTGGTTCCTCGCAATGTGATCTTAAATTCTTAATTGTATGTTTAACTTTGGTAATGGTACTGATTGGTTATATAGATGGCAAAGTCTGAAGCAAGAGACCGAGATAGGATCAGTAAATCACCAAATCAAGTTGTTGCTCGCATATTATCCTTCCTTCCCACAGCAGATGCTGTTAATAAGACCAACGTGTTGTCGAAAAGATTCTACGATAAGTGGAGATGGATCAGAAGAGTAGCCTTCTACAAGGAAAGTGACGAATATGAAGAGGTTAAACGCTTCATATCATTTGTAAATTATGTGTTGTGCTTGACTGTGTCACCTGAGATGGATAGTTTCCGTCTGAAAATTTTATATCCCTCGTTTATTCCTGGATTGGAGCTTCTGCAAATCGTAATGTTGTCGAgcttgatcttcatgttttggAAACTGGAGTTGATGCTTACGTATTACCTCAGTGTATTTATTGGTGCAAATCGCTGAGGGTTTTGAAACTGTTTCTATCTCCCTTGACGCGCACTGAGGATCCTCCTGCATCAGCCTGTTTCCGAAGTCTCAAGCATGTATCAGTTTATAATCCGTGGTTTTCTCTTGCTGCCCTGTGCTCGAAAGTTTGACAATAGATGGAACCATTGCTGGGTACACTGATCGATGATGGTGCTAAACTGCTAATTACAATATCAGGGTATCGATCTGCACCGGAATTGAAGACATTGATGATAAGTTTGGAAAATATTTATGGCCCAGTTGATATCTATATTAATGCCCCTGAGCTTGAGAACCTTGATCTGAGATATCTTGGTTTGACCAACATTTTTCTTATGGGAGGTACAAAATGCCTAGTCAATTCCAGTATCTCTTTCAGAGAACATTTTGAAGTAGACAAGAAACCTGATCTCTCCGCCTTCGCAATGACGCTCCTGTATAGAATTTCTGATGTCAATTGTCTCTCTCTTTCGGCTCATTGCTTGGAGGTGAGaatattctattttttttaaatcttttaCAGTACATTGGTTTCAATATTAGAAAAAACTAAACCTCTATCTCCCTAAAGTTAGACAAATAGAAGGGAAATGTATGAGAGAAATTGGTTGTTAAGTAGATTTCTGTTCTTGtatgaaatcaaaatataagacAAATTTACGCAAAGATTGTGCACTTTCcctcttttcttttgaatttatatGACACGTCTATATCTCTGGACATTCCTTTATCCTAATATGTTTGATGTCCTTATGTTCTCTTTGTACTTATGAACACATGAGTTGTAAAATGAATGCTGAACCTGAGGAGTTACACACAAGGATTACGAAGTTCGATAGGGTGAGGAGTGAGGACATGTGTTATTGAGTTCCTGCTGTTTTAAGTTTAGGTTATACATAGGATTCGAGTTTATGTTGTCATGTGACTCATGTCACTCATGTGTGCATAAGCATTCGCTCTGGAAGCTCTGtgattttatttaaattacgTTGGAGTATTGTAGTGATCTTTTTTGGCTTGCTTGCAAGGTACTGTTATACACGGGGCGTCTGGACCGTTCAAGTTGCTGCGTGGCAAAACAGTAGATGGtcgttttacttttttttttaacaccAAGTCGACGGAGCTAGGGTCTGGTGATGTAAAGAGAAGAATCTGTTTTCTTTGATAGATTGGTCATTGATTCGTAGGTCCTCATCGAGTTCATCCCGTCACTTGGGTTCAAGGGTAGATCTCGCTGGAGCTCGAGAGGTCACGTCGGAGGAAAACATAGAAAGGAGAACGGGGCAATCCTCCATTCAATATTGGGACCAAATAACGACCTCCATTCGACTGCCGATAGAGGATTCGCGGGGCAATCTTCAGTCCTCACACTGCGTGAGCCACATGCACATCCCTAGCATACTTGCTCTGCAAACTATTTGACCCCATCAATATGCCGGTGCTCATGGCATCGGTCTCCGGCGGCAAGAAGAGCTTATCGACCGAGATTTCGAATTGGGTATGGAAATCTTCAAGTGCTGTTTTGATATAAGATTCTAGGAGAGGTGAGGTGGGGATGGGCTTTGAGATTGAGATGAGAGATTTgggggaggagaagaagaaaatccaGTTGAAATTTGATGGAGAAAGGTGGGTTGGACCCTGATGGCAGAGGATTGAAGACGGCGGAGGAGATATAGAGGGATAAGGTGGGTGACGAATGACGATAGGAAGAAGATGGAGTGGTTGAGAGAAGGGGTTGTATCAAGCCACTATGGTAAAAACTTAAGTTAATGGTTTGTAACCATCCATTAACGGGATGACCTTTGGCCGTCTCCCCAATTGTTGAGTGCCACGTTAGCTTTTTTGACCCGTGTATATACACGGGCCGTGTATGGAATAAGCTCTCATTTTACTAATTAATGCAACAACTACAACTTGTCAAAAGTCAAATAAGATCGATCCTCACTCTTTTATTTTAACAAAGTCAATTTTCCACCAATTACTAAATGAGATCTCTCTGCT encodes:
- the LOC126788709 gene encoding F-box/LRR-repeat protein At3g26922-like; translated protein: MSSMANSEARNRDRISELPDELVRRHIFSILPTVDAVKTTVLSKKWNRMWTKLQTLDFDSERDFREHTDLNAFVTFVSRVLYYRDATPILLFRLKLSRCRRLPCVGHWIRAAVRRGVVELDLHLDFNDWGGFEFPLCIFGCKTLEVLKLTLRPWVVKGDSPRSGRFPSLRFLHVTMLDPGRHNMEMLLSHFPVLEELTIDGTSKVETICGTGTSNFLVSAPKLKTLRIGSEGLYKPVEIHVYAPELENINLQRLELTKCFLDGSTKSLVTASIAFREFEEIYKEEYDGYTMELLKQVSNVKCLSVSAHRMNDLYLPENWYLPSFGNLNQLTLVFWGHSCWELLARFLNSAPNLEVLVLDDRTEGHREIHWNPPEDVSGSLSPNLKTIFFKGFKGRPCEMRMIKYLLKIGQLLNKMTIFAGRHLSFNEQNEFCTWFMMFNRAESCHVEFMQMQV